TGCTTCATCAGCCTGAGGAAATACGCGGGTAAATTCGAGATATTTACTGGCCGCATCCTCATATTTTTTTGTGGCAAAGAGCGCATCGGCGGCGTTAATGAGCGCCTCCCGCTTTTCCTGCGGATTTTGCAGCCGTTCATACGCTTTATCGTAATATCCCGCCGCTTCACCGTACCGATTCTGCCGCGCCAGACTCCAGGCTTTGCCCAGGAATGCGGTTGTTGTTCCGGTTTCATTGGTATGCGTCTCAAGATAATTTTGGAATTCCTGCTCCGCCTTGTCATTGGCACCCTTGTTGAGCAGTAATTGGGCTGTATCCAGCAATCCTTTACCCGCCAGAGGATCAGATACGTTTTCAACAAGCCATTGGTGCAACGTGGATAGTCCCTCATTAATCTGATCTTCTTCGATTAAAATCCGCACGTTCAAAAGGGCGGCACGATTCTTTATAGCCGGTCTGACAGCGAAGGCCGTCACATTGGTCAAAGCGGCCATGGCGTTGGTCCAGTGTTTCTGTTGTTCATAGACTCGGGCCAGTTCCAGCCAGCTTTCTCCGCGAATCGCCGGCAGTACCAGTGCATTGGTTGCCAACTGAGTAAAGGCCTCGGCCGCCGCATCAAATTTTAAATCCTCCGAGATCATTCGTGCCCGCCAGAGCTGCGCGCGCTGTGCCGTTTCACTGCCGGGATAGGTCTGTTCAATAATGTCGATGATGGCATTGCCCTTATCTCGATCGCCACGCTGGATATATAAACTGACAAGATCCAGCAGGTTTCCCGCGTTATCGGGCGTGTTATGATATTTATCATTAAAATCAAGCAGGGCGGCTTCGGCATCATTGAGCATGCCTTCCCGAATTAATGCACGGGCTTTGATCCGATCCACATCCATTTGAAGCTTAGGATCTTCCATGGGGATAGGGATGCGTTCTAAATCTGCTAAAGCCTGAACCGGATTATTCAACGCAAGTTGCGCTCTGCCGGACCAGAGCATGAGCAGCGTTTTTTGCGTGGGAGATGCCGCATCCCATTCGGCCTGCTGTACGGTGGATGTGACTGCGGCATATTCCTGCTGCCGGTAGAGTGCTTCTGAAAGGAATATATAGCCATTTATTTTATCTGGATCGGTAGGTACACGGGTCACATATTCGCGTAAATATGTTTCAGCATGGTCGTACAGGCCGTCTTGCAGGGAGGCCCGTCCTTTGGTCAATAAGGCTTCCAGTTGCTCGGCCTGCCGGCCAAACATGGCCATGCCTGTGCTGGCCGACATGAGCAGACCGAACAGGATAAAAAAGGCCATCCTGCGTTGTAAAATACCTACCTGTGAATCCGACATGATAAATCCAAATTAGCAATTGTGGCGCTACGTTCCAAACAGTGCAATAAAGCTGTGTTTATCTCATATTTGCATATGATGTAAATATTAATTGAAGGGCAACAACAACAGCAAAGGACGCCGCTTCAGAATGCGACGTCCTTTTGTTATAGGAATAAAAGACGAATACAGCACAATCAGTGCGGTATCAGTCCGTATCCGATCAGATGGTACGACCTGCATTGATAAATGATATCACATCATCAGCCGCCGCTTTTCCATCCGCCATAGCGCGTACAACCAGGGACTGACCGCGAGCCATATCACCCGCCGAGAAGACCCCCGGCATGCTGGTCATATGCTGTGCATCCACTTTGATATTACTGCGAGCATCGCGCTCCAGTCCCAGTTCTTCCGCCAGAGGGTCGGGTCCGGGGCCGAGGAAGCCCATAGACAAAAGAACCAGATCGGCATCAATGGTGAATTCCGTCCCGGGTTTATCGACAGGAGTCATGCGTCCGTCTTTTTCAACCCATTCGATTTCTATACCGTGCAGTTTTCTCACCTGGCCGTCTTCATCGCCTTCCAGCGATTTCGTATTCACACACCAGCGGCGGATGCCACCCTCTTTGTGGCTGCTGGATACGCGATCAATACGCGGCCATAAGGGCCAGGGATTGTCTTCCGAACGATCTTCCGGTGCGCGAGGCATGATTTCCAGTTGGTAGACCTGCTTGGCACCCTGCCGCAGTGACGTGCCCAGGCAGTCCGACCCCGTATCACCACCACCGATAATCACGACATTTTTGCCCGTGGCCGAGACATCCTGTTCCGGAGTCAGTGGTTCGTCCATAAGACGCTTGTTTTGTGCACTGAGGAAATGCATGGCATAGTAGACCCCCTTCAGTTCTCTGCCCGGCACCTTTAAGTCGCGGGGAAGCTGCGTGCCACCGGTCATAACGATCGCTGCAAAACGTGTTTTCAGGTAATTGAAGGAAATATCTTTACCGACATTTACGCCGCATTCAAACCGGATACCTTCTTGTTTCATCAGATTAATCCGACGATCCACAATGGTTTTGTCCAGTTTGAAATTCGGGATGCCGTAACGCATCAGGCCGCCGGCACTGAGATCTTTTTCAAAGACGGTGACCATAAAACCCTTTTTATTCAGTCGTTCAGCGGCTGCCAGGCCGGCAGGGCCGGAGCCGATGACTGCGATATGTTCGGATCGGCGATGCTTGGGGGGCTGCGGTTTAACCCAGCCATTTTCGAATCCCTTTTCAATGATCATTTTTTCGATCTGCCGAATGGTTACCGGCTGGTCATTGATGCCCTTGACGCAGGAGCCTTCGCAGAGGGCCGGACAGATTCTTGCCGTGAATTCAGGGAACGGATGCGTGGAGAGAAGCAGTTTCAGTGCATCTTCCCAGCGTCCATCCATAACCAGTTCGTTGGTTTCCGGAACGATATTTGTCAATGGGCAGGCATATCCGTGACAGAACGGGGTTCCGCATGACATGCATCGCGATGCCTGTATAACCACTTCTCCTTCAGAGAGCATCTGCTCCACTTCGCGATAATCCTCCAGTCGTTCGCTTTTGCGACGATATCCGGGATCTCTGCGTTCGATATTTTTGTCATTTTTTGAAGCCATGAATAGAACTCCTTCTAGATTAGTTATTTTGCGGTGCGGTGCGCTCGACCGCTTCGTCTTCCTGACTCATCTTGCCCAGAACCCGTTTATATTCCATGGGGAACACTTTCAGGAAATAGGGCAGACAATCGTGCCAGTTTGCGAGAATATGGATTGCTTTTTTGCTGCCCGTATAGGTTACGTGCTTTTCAAGCATGGAGCGCAGTTCCCGTATATCAGCCTCTTCACTGAGCAGCTCAAGGTCAATCATATCGAGGTTGCAGCGCAAATCAAATGAGCCGGTTTCATCGTAAACATAGGCTATACCACCGCTCATGCCGGCACCAAAGTTTACCCCTGTGGGGCCAAGAATCACAACCCGTCCACCGGTCATATATTCACAGCCATGATCGCCCACGCCTTCAACCACCGCTTTGGCACCGCTGTTACGGATGGCAAAACGTTCTCCGACGCGTCCGTTTGCGTATACTTCACCAGACGTAGCACCGTAGAGCATGACGTTGCCGCCCACAATATTCTTCGCTGGATCAAACGTAACGCCCGCAAACGGTTTGAGAATGATTTTTGCGCCGGACAGTCCTTTGCCAATATAGTCGTTGGCTTCCCCTTCGAGAATGAACGTCATGCCCTTGGATGCGAATGCCGCAAAACTCTGTCCGGAAGACCCGGTGAAGTTAAACGTTATCGTATCATCAGGTAATCCGGCATTGCCATACTTCATGGCGATACGATTCGAAATAATCGTCCCGAAGGTTCGGTGACAATTTCGAATCGGATAGTTCACGACCACATGTTTGCCCGTTTCAATGGACTCTTCCACGAGCGGGAGCAGTTCGTAATCCAGCGCTTTTTCCAGACCGTGATCTTGGGATTTTGTGCATCGTATTTCTGAATCTGCGGCCTCCGGTTTGTAAAGAATGCGACTCAAATCCACCTTCTTCGATTTCCAGAAGGTAATCTCGTCATTTTTCTCCAGAAGGTCAACCCGTCCGACCAGCTCATCGATGGTACGTATACCCAGTTGCGCCATGATCTCGCGGACTTCTTCAGCGATGTACATCATGAAATTAATCACATGTTCCGGTTTGCCGGAGAAACACTTACGTAAACGTTCATCCTGGGTTGCCACACCGACAGGGCACTTGTTTGTATGACAGTCACGCATCATTACGCAGCCGCAGACCACCAGAGCCGTTGTTGCAAAACCAAATTCTTCCGCACCAAGCAGCGCACCGATCACGACATCGCGACCCGTTTTCAGACTGCCGTCTACCTGAAGACGTACACGGCTGCGTAATCCGTTCAGAACAAGCGTCTGCTGCGTTTCAGAAAGACCGAGTTCCCAGGGAACCCCGGCGTGTTTCATCGATGAAAGAGGGGACGCCCCTGTTCCACCGTCATAGCCGCTGATGAGAATCATGTCGGCATGCCCTTTGGCCACCCCTGCGGCCACCGTGCCCACACCGACTTCAGACACCAGTTTCACAGACACGCGACTGGTGGGACTGGCATTTTTCAAATCGAATATCAGCTGTGCGATATCCTCGATCGAATAAATATCATGATGGGGCGGGGGAGAGATCAGGGTCACGCCCGGTGTGGCATGACGAACGCGGGCAATCAGCTCATTTACTTTATGTCCGGGCAACTGACCGCCTTCACCCGGTTTGGCACCTTGTGCAATTTTGATCTGGATCTCATCGGAATGCGCAAGATATTCGGCGGTGACACCAAAACGTCCGCTGGCGACCTGTTTGATCGCACTGCACAGACTGTCGCCATTGGCCAGCGGTTTATAGCGCACAGGATCTTCTCCGCCTTCGCCGGAATTGCTTTTTCCACCCAGGCGGTTCATCGCTGTCGCCAGCGTCCAATGGGCTTCCGGACTGATGGATCCAAAGGACATCGCGCCGGTTACAAACCGCTTTACAATTTCACTGGCGGCTTCTACTTCCTCCAGCGGAATGGATTCCGTTTTCTTGAAGCGAAGCAGTCCACGTAAGGTTGTCTGCTGTTTGACCTGATCGTTGATGAGCTGTGTGTATTGTTTAAATTTACTGTAATCGGAAAAGCGGGTGGCCTGCTGCAGCAGACTGATCGTCTGCGGCGTCCAGAGATGACGCTCTCCGTCTGACCGGTAGGAATACTGACCGCCGGATGGCAGCACTTTCACCGAATCCATTTCCGTGCGATAGCTCATGTAGGCCTGATACCGCAGGTTGACTTCTTCTGCAATCTCATCCAGCCCAAGTCCTTGAATACGTGTGCTTGTTCCTTCAAAATAGGTTGAAACCACATCCTCATTCAGTCCGATACATTCAAAGACCTGCCCGCTGCGGTAACTGCGCAACGTGGAGATACCAATCTTGGACATCGTTTTCAAAATGCCTTTGCACAGGGCTTTGACGTAGTTTTCCATCGCTGTCTGCGGGGAAAGCGGTTTGCCAAGAATGGATTTCTGAGCCATATCAGTGATGCATTCAAAGGCCGCATAGGGATTAATTGCCGAGGCACCATAGCCCAGCAATAAGGCCATATGCATGACTTCGCGGGCTTCTCCGGTTTCCACCAGAATGCCGCTGCTTGTGCGCAGACGATGCCGCACCAAATGACGGTTGACGGCTGATACCGCCAGCATGGTTGGAATCGGCATCATATCATCATCAAGGTCTTTGTCCGTGAGTACGATGAGCCCGTGACCCGATTCAATAGCCTTTTGCGCCCGAGCACAAAGCTCTTCAAGTGCTTTTTCCAGTGCACGTCCCTGACCGCCGACGGGGAACTGCATTTTCAACCGTACACTCTGGAACCCTTCTTTTTCAAGAGAGCAGAGCCGAACCAGATCGTCGTTCGAAAGAATGGGGTGACGTAATTTAACGAGTCGCGCATGCCTTGGCACTTCCGCCAGAATATTATCTGCGCAGCCAATAAACGTCATCAGTGACATCACCAGTTCTTCGCGATAGGGGTCAATAGCGGGGTTGGTCACCTGCGCGAACAGCTGTTTGAAATACCAGTACAGCAGCTGCGGTTTCTCAGAGAGCACCGCCAGCGGCTGATCAGCACCCATAGAACCGATGGGTTCGGATCCATTTGCCGCCATAGGCTTGAGCAGTACATGCAAATCTTCGCGAGTGTAACCGAAGAGCTTCTGTGTTTCGAACAGTTTCTGGTCTGCGACTTTGAGCGGTGCCATAGAATTGAAGAAACCGTGAATCGTGATCTGATTTTCATCGACCCAGCGGCGATAGGGCTGATGCCGCGCCAACCGCATTTTCAGCTCCGTATCTTTCAGCAGCCGACGTTCATTTAAATCGACCAGCAGCATTTCACCGGGACGCAACGCCCCTTTTTCAAGGACGTCTCTCGGGTCAAGTTCCAGTACGCCCGCTTCCGATGCGAAAACCATGAATCCCGATTTTGTCACCGTATACCGCGCAGGCCGCAGGCCGTTGCGATCCAGCATCGCACCAATACGATGTCCGTCCGTAAATGCAACAGCCGCCGGGCCGTCCCATGGTTCCATAATGCCCGCATGGTATTCAAAAAAGCCGCGTAAGTCCGGTCCGATCGGATATTTATCGCCCCATGCCTGAGGAATCAGCATGGTTATGGCGTGTTCGATGGAGCGACCGCCATTGGTAATCAGTTCCAGTGCATTGTCCAGATTGGCTGAATCGCTGACACCATTTTCCAGCACGGGAAGAATCTTTTTGATATCACTGCCGAAGAGCGGCGATTCCAGATTGCGTTCACGTGAGGACATCCATTTACGATTTCCGCGCAGGGTGTTGATTTCCCCGTTATGAGCGAGATAACGGAAAGGCTGCGCCAGCTGCCATGCGGGAAAGGTGTTGGTACTGTATCGCTGATGTACCAGCACGAGCGCACTGTCCACCGTTTCGTCCATCAAATCAGGGTAGAATAATTCCACCTGATCCGGCATGAGCAGGCCCTTGTAAACAATCGTTCGGCATGACAGGCTGGTCACGTAGAACATGTCTGGTTCGGAGTAAAATAAAGCCGTGTCGCGCTCGGTCTGTTTGCGGATAATATACAGCTTGCGTTCCAGTTCTTCTTCATCCAGGCCTGTCCCGTCAATGAAGCACTGACGTATGAACGGCATTTCTTTTAATGCGATTTCACCGAGACAATCCGACTGGGTGGGCACGTCGCGCCAGCCAATGGTTTTTAACCCGGCCTGTGCGACAAATCCATCAATGGCATCACAGCATTTCTTTCTGGCATCTGCATCGTTGGGTAGAAAGAGCATGCCCACACCATACTGACCTGATGCCGGCAGTTCCCACTGCCGGGATGCGCAGAATTTGCGGAAAAAACGATCGGGTATCTGAAACAGCAGTCCGGCTCCGTCGCCCGTTTTATCATCTGCCCCAGTGGCTCCGCGGTGCAGCAGATTTTTTAAAACGGTGACACCCTGGCGCACCATCTCATGCGTTCTCTTGCCTTTGATATTGACAAGGAATCCCACTCCGCAGTTGTCATGTTCGTTGGCCGGATCGTACAGGCCTTGCTGGTCAGGGCGCTGTCGATATTCCAGTTCGTTTTGTTCTCCACTCATATTATTTCGCTCCATATTGTCTTCATTCGACGTATTTGTGTTTTAAATTCGTATTACAAAAGATCAATGCCTTCAGCAGCACATGCGTCGATCACGTCCTGCGGCCATACACCCACCTGTACTTCACCGATATGCCGCTTCTGCAACAGCAGCATACACAGGCGGGACTGACCGATCCCTCCGCCGATGGAAAGAGGCAGTATCCCGTTCAACAGCATCTGATGCCATGGCATTTCCGCACGTTCCGGACACCCGCGATATGCCAGCTGCGTGGTCATCGTGGCCGCATCCACACGAATACCCATGGAAGACAGTTCAAACCCGCGATCAAGCTGTGGATTCCACACCATGATGTCGCCATTTAATCCGTGATAACCTGCTGTCGATTCCGTGGTCCAGTCATCATAGTCAGGTGCCCGTCCGTCGTGGATGGTTCCATCGGCCAGTGGACCGCCGATACCGATGATGAACACGGCGCCAAATTCTTTGCATACGGCATTTTCGCGTTCTCTGGGGCTCAGCTCCGGAAAGCGGCGGAGCAGGTCTTCTGTATGCACAAAATGAATGGATTCCACCAGTTGTGGACGCAATCCAAAATCAGCACAAATTTTATTTTCTGTGTAACGGATGGTATCGTAAATGGTTCGTACCGTTTCTTTCAAATAATCAAGATTCCGATGTTCAGCGGAAATAACCTTTTCCCAGTCCCACTGATCCACATACGCACTATGGATTGCTGTATGTAAATTCTCTTCGTCAGGCCGAATGGCATTCATATCCGTATAAATACCGCGATCCACCTCAATATTATACCTGGAAAGGGCAAAGCGTTTCCATTTCGCCAGCGAATGAACGATTTGGTATTCTCCACCGTCTGCCTGACTGATTGTAAAAGATACCGGATGCTCAGTGCCATTTAAGTTGTCCTGAAACCCCGAATCGGCTCGGACAAAAAGCGGTGCCGAAACACGATTTAATCCTAACTGTTCTGCCAGTCTATCTTCGAAAACACGTTTGAGTTCCAGTACGGCCATTTCCGTCGTCAAAATATCCATAGAATTGTCTTCCCTGTATATGAATCAAGAGCATGGTCTTATTTCAGACCATGCTCCTGTTTTTATAAATAGTTTTATACAATAGTGTTATACAAGAAACATCATTTCTGCATAACTAGCCAGCGGCCAGAGTGCTTCAGGTACAACCGCCTCTAACTGGTCAACATACATACGTAATTCATCCATGCAAGAAGGAATTTCAGCTGTATTTTCATTGTAGAGGGTTTTATCCAGTTTCTTCGCCGCTTTGGATGCGTTATCAACCAGTTCGCACACGTTGGTCAGCAATAAACTGATCTCGCCCATGGGGCAGGAACCAACGGATTTAACACGATTGATCGTCTTCGCCAGATCCGACTGGAACCGAATGGCTGCAGGAAGCAGCAGCGTGCTAACCATCTGCAACGCACAGCGTGCTTCAATCTCCACCGTTTCATTGAACTTGGAACGATAAATTTCATACCGGGATTCCAGTTCACGTGGTGTCAGCACACCATATTTTTCATACATTTTACGCGTAGCATCTGTGGTGTATGCTTTGATGGCTTCCGGTGTTTTCTTCAGATTCGGCAGACCGCGAGATTCAGCGATCTGAACCCATTCTTCCGTGTAGTTGTCGCCATTGAACAGAATACGTTTGTGGTTACGCACAATATCCTGCAGCAGGGGCTGTAACACATCAGTAAGTGCTTTTCCTTCTGCCAGACCGGCTTCAATCCGGGTGCAGACCTCATCCAGCGATTCTGTCATGATGGTGTTCAGCACGGTACAGGCTTCGGAACAGTTCTGGTTTGAACCCACCGCGCGGAATTCAAATTTGTTCCCTGTGAATGCAAAGGGAGACGTGCGGTTGCGGTCGGTGGCGTCGCGAGGTAGCTGAGGCAGGGAATCGACACCGATTTCAATCACGCCGCCTTCTTTCGACGATTTGGCACCGCCCTGTTCGATCTGTTCAATGACATCAAACAGCTGTTCACCCAGGAAGATGGAAATAATCGCAGGAGGTGCTTCATTGGCACCCAGACGATGATCATTTCCGGCAGAAGCAACGGCTGCACGAAGCAGATCCGCGTGTTTATCCACCGCCATCATCAGCGTGCAGATGATGGTCAGGAATTTTGCATTATCATGCGGTGTTTTTCCCGGAGTCATCCAGTTTTTACCATCCGGTCCTGCAATCGACCAGTTGTTGTGCTTGCCCGAACCGTTTACGCCGGCAAAGGGTTTTTCATGCAGCAGGCAGACCAGACCGTTGCGTTCGGCGACTTCGCGCAGCACTTCCATGGTCACCATGTTGTGGTCAACAGCCAGGTTCAGTTCTTCAAAAACAGGAGCAATCTCAAACTGACCGGGACATACTTCGTTGTGGCGGGTTTTTGCCGGGATTCCTAAACGCCACAATTCGCTGTCAAGCTCAGACATGAACCGCAGAATGCGTGATTTGATTGCTCCAAAATAATGGTCTTCCATCTGCTGATGTTTCGACGGTTTGTTACCGAACAGTGTGCGACCCGTCTGCAGCAGATCCAGACGTGAAAGATAAAACTCGCGGTCGACCAGGAAGTATTCCTGTTCTGCACCAAGAGTGGCACTTGGAATCGTGGTGCATTCGACACCGAAAATCTTTGCCAGACGATTAATCTGTGTAGCAATGGCGGCCATTGAACGCATCAGCGGCGTTTTCATATCCAGTGCTTCCCCATGATAGCCGCAGAATACCGTCGGAATGCAGAGCGTGGCTCCGTCGCCATTAATGTCCTTGATGAAAGCCGGACTGGTCGGATCCCATGCCGTATAGCCTCGTGCTTCAAAGGTGGCACGCAATCCGCCGGAAGGGAAGCTGGATGCATCAGGCTCACCCTGAATCAGCTCCTTACCAGAAAACTGATAAACCACTCCGCCTTCACGGTCAGGCATAATGAATGAATCATGTTTTTCAGCCGTGGCGCCGGTCAAAGGCTGGAACCAATGAGTGAAATGCGTTGCACCACGTTCCAGTGCCCATGTTTTCATTGCTTCTGCGACTTCGTTGGCAATGGTGCCATCCAGTCCGTGACCTTCTGTGATGGTCGAAAGCAGTGAATTGTATGCTTCTTCCGATAAGTAGCTGCGCATGGTTTTGATATTAAATACATTTTCGCCGTAGTAATCTGACGGCATTAATACTTCAGATTCCATAATTTCCATCCTTATGTTCTAAGTGTCCCTATATCCGTTAAGCAATGGCGTTATATTGAGCTAATTTCGTGCCAAAATCAATGAAAATATATAAGTGTCGCTTGCTCAATGCATAAGGATGTGTCGCCATATTGATAATATTTCCTGATGAATACATATATGTAGTATGTGTATAATCTTTGAAACATTTTTGAATCATCAAACCCTTGTCGGCGATGTGCCGGCAACCACATGGTTGCGGCTGCGGTGTCTGTATGCTGCTACTATTGGGAGGGTGAGCATCTCAAAGGATTTGCCCCCCTTTTTAGTTGCTGTCATTCATCTGTTTTTGTACTTTACGACGCTCAATCTGACGACAAAAACCAACAAATTAAATGCGTTTAAGACATTCGTATGCGGGATGCTCTGATAACGACAGGGAGAAGACATGAGGCAGGAAACATGGTTTGCACCATCGATTTTGGCGGCTGATTTTGCACGTTTGGGCGAGGACGTGAATGCGGTTCTGGATGCTGGAGCCCACATCATTCATTTTGATGTTATGGATAATCATTATGTCCCCAATTTGTCCTTTGGTCCCATGGTCTGCAAGGCGTTGCGCAATTATGGTGTTAAAGCGCCTATTGATGTGCATCTTATGATTAAACCGGTAGATGGGCTGATTCCGATGTTCGCGGATGCCGGAGCCACGTATATAACCTTTCATCCCGAGGCCAGTGAGCATGTGCATCGCAGTATCCAGCTTATTCGCGATCTGGGATGCCGGCCGGGTCTGGTGCTGAATCCGGCGACGCCGCTGGATGTGCTTCAGTATACCCTGGACAGTATCGACATGGTTTTACTGATGTCCGTCAACCCCGGATATGGCGGCCAGAAATTTATTCCCGAAGTGCTAAAAAAAATAGGGGACGTGCGGAAGCTCATCGATGCTCAGGATCGGAATATCCGACTGGAGATCGATGGCGGCGTAAATGAAAACAATATCGGATTGATTGCCGCCGCAGGGGCGGATACTTTTGTAGCCGGATCGGCTATTTTCGGCAGCGATGATTATGGGAAGACGATGGAAAGAATGACCGGGGCGATACAGTCGGCAGCCAACGGGTAATGCGTGAAAGGCTTGAATGATATGAGCAGGACATATGAACAGTTAATGAAAAAATTAGGTC
The Spartobacteria bacterium DNA segment above includes these coding regions:
- a CDS encoding glutamine synthetase type III, with amino-acid sequence MESEVLMPSDYYGENVFNIKTMRSYLSEEAYNSLLSTITEGHGLDGTIANEVAEAMKTWALERGATHFTHWFQPLTGATAEKHDSFIMPDREGGVVYQFSGKELIQGEPDASSFPSGGLRATFEARGYTAWDPTSPAFIKDINGDGATLCIPTVFCGYHGEALDMKTPLMRSMAAIATQINRLAKIFGVECTTIPSATLGAEQEYFLVDREFYLSRLDLLQTGRTLFGNKPSKHQQMEDHYFGAIKSRILRFMSELDSELWRLGIPAKTRHNEVCPGQFEIAPVFEELNLAVDHNMVTMEVLREVAERNGLVCLLHEKPFAGVNGSGKHNNWSIAGPDGKNWMTPGKTPHDNAKFLTIICTLMMAVDKHADLLRAAVASAGNDHRLGANEAPPAIISIFLGEQLFDVIEQIEQGGAKSSKEGGVIEIGVDSLPQLPRDATDRNRTSPFAFTGNKFEFRAVGSNQNCSEACTVLNTIMTESLDEVCTRIEAGLAEGKALTDVLQPLLQDIVRNHKRILFNGDNYTEEWVQIAESRGLPNLKKTPEAIKAYTTDATRKMYEKYGVLTPRELESRYEIYRSKFNETVEIEARCALQMVSTLLLPAAIRFQSDLAKTINRVKSVGSCPMGEISLLLTNVCELVDNASKAAKKLDKTLYNENTAEIPSCMDELRMYVDQLEAVVPEALWPLASYAEMMFLV
- a CDS encoding ribulose-phosphate 3-epimerase, giving the protein MRQETWFAPSILAADFARLGEDVNAVLDAGAHIIHFDVMDNHYVPNLSFGPMVCKALRNYGVKAPIDVHLMIKPVDGLIPMFADAGATYITFHPEASEHVHRSIQLIRDLGCRPGLVLNPATPLDVLQYTLDSIDMVLLMSVNPGYGGQKFIPEVLKKIGDVRKLIDAQDRNIRLEIDGGVNENNIGLIAAAGADTFVAGSAIFGSDDYGKTMERMTGAIQSAANG